TATTGTTAACTTgatttttattagagtttttcctcgttttgcatgcCAGCACGTAGATTCCGCCGTTTCGGAAGTCCGTGGTCGCGAGGAAAGAGTTTAGAAGATTAtattgaagaagcaaggcaagtcacacattacccttgagcatgttgatcctagtttataaatgttttatcgttttcaaataaaattgcatgtcttgctaattacgTGGGATCATGGTTTTACCTATATGTTCGTTTGTGCCATATTACTTTATGTCTGTCCTTTGTCAAACTTGGGTGATAAttcgactagcttgtgttacttaagttgacctagctagaactataggATTAGCCATGCTTAACTAACACTAGCTCACATAATGGGATAATCACATCATTAGACATCTCGTATCttgatgagctgcgtgctcgagacatccgaccatgtttcattggtcgtaattatccaaatAAAACACGacttaatggtgggttgtgggtgcatggttttgctagtcgcgcccatggcaattaaggtcCGGTTCACGGGATGAACTGGAATACTTACTGCGTgtaccacaagcgggaatgggtaactaCTTGAtctgtagctttcctctagctaaCGTACCCAGGCTAGAGTGGGCATGATGGAGtatggatgggccctgcgacggcctttgCTGCTTCTGGATTCACCGTGgcacggggggggggggggggctgccTGTTAGGGCAGGggcgaaacctgaggtgtggcaTCTATTGGTCCGAGGAAGTTATATAAAGGGTCTTGTCataatcactcgacatggtgacgtgtctggcCGGGCATGGTGACACGctggtggattgtgtcttgtgggtacagttgtgcacctctggccagagtaaaactatttgaatagtcGTGCTGGTTATGAgtgatcgaccagattcaccgtgattagtcccatcCTTAATAATTGGTTAATGAACTAGTGCAAttcaggtggtttggttgggtctattcaacgtggtgtagcgttgatcagtggagatttaatattaccttaattaaacaactgttttacCGTTTTCAACTATAAATGCTTTACAACTgtctttatgcaaatagccacaaacctccCTTTGTGCCCCATTGCATGagtgcatcattggtgtggcttgctaagTATGGTGGTTGCACTCAGCCATGCTATTGTTCCCTCTTTTTAGAAGTGTAGAGCTTCTGagttgaagacgaagttagaggaccaaggctcagaccccagttgagttttgtctgtggagtggagctgaaacctcgctaggatcgcctttttctgctgctgctactttCATTTCgatgtgaggactaagtgcctcttatgtaagtattttacgctttatttacgtttggatctgTATGTATATTTACTTattgttttgtgtaccctggctgattcctggacagaaatttaatatacaaaataGTCTGAAAATTAGCAAATCAGAAGTTTATCATAATCCATTTATAGGTAATGAGTGTGCACTTGGTATGTCTGTCTCTTGGGTAGCCAAATAAAATTTCTACTTCCCAAGTATCtaattatagtttattttggaTTGCGGActatattaagaaagtatgtgaaATAGAATTAGAGATGGTACGTGAATTACTTAAAATGAGGAAGTAGATGGAGAAATTTAACCGGGATGGCTGTGATTTGTTGAAAGGAGGGAATAGATAGAGAAGTTATGTTATGTTTTGGGATCGATAAACTTTTGACGCTAAAAGTTACTATTATTCGAGTAACTTCAGACTTTCATAATGTAATCAACATAATGATGGCATTATTATCAAGGAGTACTACACTAGCTCTAGTGGCCGAGTAGACTCCTTTGATCCCATGCgcctgactctctctctctcgaactGTCACTCATCTGACTGGGTAACAGTTTGTCAACCTAGCAAGAGTCGCGCTGCTGATCGATTTCAAGCGAATTCTGGTTGTGTGCAGTTATTTGGatgtaaagtttttaaagtatacggacacacatttgaagtattaaatataaattaataacaaattccgcttgtaaactgcgagacgattttattaagcctaattaatctatcattagtaaatgtttactatagcatcacattgtcaaactATGGCAAAATTTGGGtcaaaaatttgtctcgcaatttacacaaaCTATACGATtggttttttctatatttagtgctccatgcatgtgtccaaatatttgatgtgacttTTTTACCAAATTTTTTGAAATCTAAACAGTTGGGCAAACATGCACAATCAATTAATGTACCTGCAGACATGGAAAACCCTTAACTTGTTCACCTGTAAAGCGAGCGAGCTAATTCATGGAATGTGTACTGCGTACTCCAGCTATATACTAGTAGCATGCATGTAGCTAGACTGTGTCAGTGTATACTAGCTAGAGATCCAGATCATCCAGCCCATGCATGAACAGGTTAAGATCTTGAGTAATTTATAAGTCCAGATGTACGTCTAATATTTAAGctttgtttagattcaaacttttttcttcaaacttttaatttttccacgTCCATCAAATGTTTAAACAtatgcataaagcattaaatatggacaaaaaaaatcaattgcacagtttgcatataaatcgcgagacaaattttttaagcctaattatactatgatttgacaatgtggtgctacagtaaacatttgctaatgacggattaattagacttaatagattcgtctcgcagtttataggtggaatctgtaatttcttttgttattagtctacgtttaatatttcaaatatgtgtccgcatacttaaaaaaattttggcacacgaaataaacacagccttagttaaGAAAGGCCTAATTTTTgtcatataaatataatattaaacgATGTTCACTGTATATgtattagtactccctccgtcccaaactATAAGCACTTTCGGACTTTGACACGGTCTTTGAGATACTACTTTGAcaaacaatatctataaaagtaatatgttttaaataaaaagatttgCATATTGTGataatttgtttaatgataaatctagtaacatcaattttacataattgtgattttaaataaaaagatttgcatattgtgataatttattttttatatttttttctattaatagccaaagttataaatatttgatttaacaCTATGctcaaaatgcttatattttggacggaaggagtatatcaTACATATGAATTGATAGTTGTGAAGTTTATTAATTACCTCATCCCTCCATTTAGAAAGCTAGTACGTACTCCAGCCACGTATACCTCCTCTCATCAATCCTCACAACTAATTGATAGTCCTTGAGACTCTGTTATGTAACTAGCTTGGCTAAATCTCAGTCAACTCGAGCATGCTAAATATTCTTGATACGAGGGCCTAGATGATGTATTCAGCATTTCTATACAACATGGAGAGACGTCAGTGGGAGAGATCGCGAGGACGGGCTACCATCGAAGCAATGGTGACTTCCTCAACAAGCCCTTAGGAGAAGTCTTTCTTGGCAACATTGAGACCAGAGCTCCATCAAAGAAGAACATTTTGAAAGGAACACCAAAGAAGAACATTGGAATATGTTTTTGAGTTGGGTGACGGTGGGAAGAAGGTATTAGGTAGTGGGGGGTTTAGAGGGACTAGActaatctttacctattataaaaattaaagatggaTTCTCTACTAAACTGATTTTTCGTACATCATCACTTATCCGTGTCGGTCTTGTTCTCGCAATTAGCGCCACAAATTGATATCGTTCTGCACCCTACGCGCTCGCGTGATATGTCCGATACCCGTGTCCTGTACTCTCCCTGTCCCAACATAAATCAACCTAGCTCGTACTAGGATATAACACATTCTACTACAACAAATCAGGACATACTCtatgttcagatttgttgtactagaatgtgtcacattctAGTACggggttggtttattttgggatggagagagtactcaGTACGCAAGCGGAGGACTCTCACAGGCTAGACCCAAGGGCCCCCCCATGTTATCTGTGTGTTGCGAGGTTAATTTTCCTAAATTCAATGAATTGTAAATGATGTTGCatgcttatatatataagttttgaTATGTActtattgctagtggatgatgtggtatgtttgcaactttgcatgTTTTGAGCTTAGATCTAGTGGGTTAGGTATAGATCTCACAACTCATAGCAAGCCGGCACTTGACCTTAATTTCACATTTGCTAGCTAAGTACTAATTGAAGAAGtgtcatgcatatgcatgaaaTTAATCGATCAGAGTTGCATTGAAGTAGGTGGTGCAATGGGCATAATGCAGTCAGCAGGAAAAGTATACATACAGGCTATTTAACTCATCAAACAGGTCCATAAATTAGGTTTTGAATGGCCTCTAGCTGCATGGGAtcagaaggaaggaaggaaggaagataTCGATCTGGGGAGGAGAGATAgagcaaagaaaaaaaggtaTCGAGATGACAGATGGCATGAACTCGATCTGCAAGTTTTTATGGCTCGAGCGGCAAATATATGCAGCAATATATTGAAGGCCTGGCAGCATCTGCTAACTGCTGATGAGACAGTGCGTAGGAGTATACTAGAACAGTACTTGTTTGAGTTCAAATTAAAACCCCTTTCTTTGTCGAAGAACTGCTCTAACTCATGACAACGCTCGTAGTGGAAGGAGCGGCACATGTTCAGCCACTCCACATTTTCAGTGGCTATATCATCTAGCATTCTGTCTGTTTTGGGGATTTTAGGCAGCTACATCGAGAACGCGCGATATGTTAATTTGCAGTGCAAGTAAGAATCTCAAGTCCCATGTGATGCAAATACCAGCATATAGCTAGCAAATACTACTTACCTAATTGAAataatatacacatatagtCAATTGCTGGGAGGTCATTCTTCAATTTGTGTCAGTCAAGCGTGCATGTAATGTATGGGTGGGCCTTCATCAGAGGGTCTAGTAGTACGTaggaaaagaacaaaaagagaGTGAGAACTGAAGGAACTGTAGAGATATATAGGTGGTGTCTCTCTCCATCATCACCTTATGATGCAGTACCCAATAACCAACTGCAGCCTCAAGGCAGAAGGGTTGTGTTGTGTGTTACACAGCCTAGCATATGCATATGAATGCATTCCCcattactctctctctctctctctctctctctcgtagcTTGGTGTAGTACGTACTACAAGCTATAGCTAGCAGGCAGGCAAAACTTTAAAAACACATGCATCCTCCTCTGCTGTCTAGTGTAGTTGAAGAGAGAATTGAAGGGGCATCGATGATCGATCGCATTCAAGATTTCACTTGAATGCCGGCTAAGGACAACAGTGTGCATGCAATTACGTATCCTCTTGCACCCATGCATCCTGTCCCTGTccctgctagctagctacatgcAATTGCAGCGATCACTGCCCTCTTCCATTCCACACTACGTACTCTCTGACCTCTGAACGTCTAGCCATTCATTTAACATTAACTAGCACCACTGCTCTGCGCTGCAGCTGTGGTACTACTGTTTGTCAATTCAACGTAGACGAAGAGAAAAAAGTACAGCTTAAAGCTGGAACGGAACCTGTGAAATTTACATGCATGCGCAGCGGTCTAACAGCATGCCTAGCAGCTCATCTAAATTGGCTACTCCACATCTCGGTTTGGATGACTATCTAATAAAGATTCCTTTTCTATATTTCTTCCTACTTCAACACATCATCGATCCATATCATCCATATTATACCCTTCATATGATCACctcttatatattttaataatactagaaaaaatacccgtgcgttgcaacgggtgaaatctattttaatcttattattgttatatatgatttagttaagatgaaattcactatgggagttcgcttggatatatactccctccatcacaaaAGTTGtacctatttcacatttgagtttttccaaataagttgttcctatttatagtctttatgcattcaagacttaaatgaagagataatttaaatgttttattagaacccaaagagtcatctaaatactcattggttgcatgcttgcatccattccttgattttgtaacatccaaggtgatttaatttctccttggaTTGGTgttaaaagtaatatgtgtaacttttgtagatggagggagtatatttttagaaaatcatgagctacagttaggagtccgatcgtctcaagttagcatgcgagtttttttaaacagacttcttatatgatttcttctgtattaccaaaagtgaacgaccTTGAAAACTGActtaaatacggatatgtatttccaaaagcaaatgaacttaaaaaccaactcatacacggatgacgtaccaaaataccggcaaaaacatcttcaatttttatatattttaataatatattgtaACCAACTTTTCTatgtatgtgtttttttaaagccTGGATTAGTTAAAAGAAACAATGTATCACTATTCGCTAGACGTGCTTCACTGATAGTTACTAATTTAATCTCACATATATGGATGGTTGATTAATAAAACAAGTACTACGTTTACTATGAaagcaaataataataataataataataataaaagaagagATAACTCCTTTCCCCAACCCCAGTCCCCAGCCGCATAGATGTGCGATGCTGCCGATGCAGCTAAGCGGGCGGAGCGGTGACCGAAAGCGCGCGCGGAGGGAATGTGCGGTGGGAGCAGCGACGGAAACGAAGGGGGAGGTGCGGCGGTGGAAGGCGGGTGCAAAAATTGGAGGTGCGGTGGGAGTGGTGGCGGAAGGCGCACGTAGAGGAGGATGTGCGGCGACACTGATTCTACTCCAACTACCTCCACCAGATCATGTTGGTACCACCACTCTACCTCCATTTCCCAACCTCTATTCCTGAATCTGGGGAGGACGTGATTCTGATTGTGGCACGAATTTGATCCGAAGGAAGACAGTTGTGGGATGGTATAAGGAGAGAGAAATGCCAATCTGACGTCCCTCTCTCCGGGATGGTGGATGCGCTAAAATTAGAGGCTGTGATGGCGCATCTGCTGGAGCCCCTTTTTCTTCCCCCATACGTTATTTTCGGAATGGCGTACGTGATAGAGGAGCTACTGGGATGCTCtacggaaagaaaaagaaatgaaatagtGAAGCGGACATATATACCAGATTCCAGCTACTAGCTCGATCCATCttgctaagagcaagtttaatagtatagccccccactagctccaaatcatttatagccaatgtaatagctaattcatacaatagttgcttactatactattaatatatggtcccacctgtcataaacacattatgtcttggagtctgtactgcagctggctacaaatatgtagcccactgctcttctctctcttcctttatctctttaaaatatgtttatagctggcttatagcatgctattgtacctgctctaattacTAGTGAGTTAAGAGTCTAAATTGCAGAAATtgaaatatgtttataattgCATTCATTTTATGAAGCCATTAAACTTGCCTTTGATCTCTCCTTCCatcctttattttattttcttcctaCTTGATGCATATATTGCAATATCCGCCTGCTCGAGATTGCAGGAGATCTGTGGCTACTGATCACCAGCTTGATCAACTAGTGGTCACCGATGGGTTGATGCAttggggaaatttaactatttgccactataTTAGGTTTGGCATGCAATTATACAAATGCCCCTCTTAaatttgcttttatttttctctctaaaGAACTGGTTTAGTAACTAGTATTTACTACTTTTCTTCACGTGGCATGCCAACATGATAACAGACGGTGAAAAATGTGAGATCCACTCGTCAGTGCCTTTGATTTCCTCACTCTACGATCTTTTTTCACGAGAGTAAAGATCCCACACTGTTTTTCACCCTAGGTTGCCACGGTGGCATGCCATGCGGGcaaaagtggtaaatagttaagaAACCACCCCTTTATTAAAGGgggaaaaataaaagcaaatcTAACAGGGTAATTTGGATAATTGTCAAACCTAATAGTTACAAATAGTTAACTTAATTTCCCGATGCATCATGTAGACGACATCCTTCAATGCATTGGCGGCGACACTGGTCAGGGATCGCCTCACGAACCTGCGCTTTGAGATAGATCGAGCTCTCTATGGTTTAGGGTTTAGCGATAGAGACTTATGTGTCATCGGCCTCCTCTTGGTGTCTTAATCCCATATAAATGCATTGGTGAGACTCAGGGGCCAATTTTGATTAGGAATCTAATTAGTTGTTACGGATCACAACAACTTTTTTAATCTCTTATTTTCTTGTTGGGAAGAAAACCGGTGGAAAATTGTATCTCCCCCATTTTGTATGGATACTAACCAATAAGATCAACCAACAATTAGGAATCAAACAATAACCCAGCTGGTGTTGTACTACGAGGTATGCATAGCTcatgtattaaaaaatagtaatcCTTGGAGACAAATTCGCCTGATTCAATCAGGTTCTGGTAATTTCTTAAACTTGAAATATACgtcggagaaaaaaaataaaaaattgtaacTAGTTGAAACTATATATTATGGTTATTTATTCTCTTTAGTTTTGTGGATAGCGGGTCTTGTTTCGTCCCTTTTATGATTTACTATCATGTTTTTATTTGGcgttatttgaaattttgaatataAGTTAGGTTGTGTACGTGCACCTAATTAATATCAAAAATCCTTATATACGGGCGTCCGAcgagagagaaaaatatcatGTGCCCCCATGTCTCATTTTGCGTCGCTAGGACTCCCCACGCCTCCCTTGCTCGcgtcgcctcctttcccccgtcggcgccgcctcctctacCACGAGCTCCCTCGCCCGTACtacctcctctcccccgccgaCCTCACCTGCGCTGCGTCCTCTCTCCCGTCAACCTCGCCCGCGTCGTTTTCTCCATTGGACCCGCCGCTGcatttcttcttcctcgacgtCAATGGCGGTTTCGTCCCCGTGGTGGTGGCCGACGCGGAGGATGACGCACGCGCGGCGAGgtggcaacgacggcggcggtagtggtggaggaggagactcgccggctccctctctctctctccctggaGCACTCCCTCCTCAtctccaccgccctcccccttctcctcctccagatTTGGTTATGAGGGCGGTGGAGAAGATCAACACGGGCAACCCTGTGTTTGtcagagaggaggaagatgcaATCTAGACTAGGTTCTgtgtttttttgtgtgtttcaactagtgtactcgtgatgttCTTTGTGtttggatcaaatgttgcaatgGATATTTCAATAGTGTTCCATATTTCTATTTTCGACATACGGGTTTCGTTGATGTTTAATGGTTCAAAAGCAATGTTCAGCTAatgtactcgtgatgtttctTTGTGTGTGGATCAAATGTTGTAGTGGATTTTAGATAGTGTTTAATATTTTCATCTTGATGTACACTGGGTTTGTTTTGATGTACATGGGGTTTAAGTGTTTCAATGGCTTAGATCGTTTTGTTGCATATGTTAAACCAAGTTGTTTATCTGGTGATCTCACTGTGttccacttttttttaagaattgaaaTATTCTTTCGCTAAGTTAAGTGccgaaacattgtttttataaatgatgaaacaacacccgattttttggggaaaaatcgGCGCCCAATTTGTAGGCGCCTCCAATTAATAAGTGTTTGAATAAGATTTTCCACTATCCAAAAAATCATAAACTAAGTAAAGCTCGTTATATATGCTGCCTATCTAGCTAGCAACTTCGGCCTATATATACAAAAGCAGCTTATCAGATAGCTCTACCAGCTGCAACGACTCGATCTCATATCGTGTCACTCGCTAGTCACGCTAGATCGAGTGCAAGCTAGTGATCCATCGATATTcgatacacatatatatatatatatatatatatatatatatatatatatatatatagagagagagagagagagagagaaatcgtgTGTAGTGTAGGTAGCTGAGGAGGATGCCTCAGACCCCTTCGACGCGGTGGTGCCCGACGCCGGAGCAGCTGATGATTCTGGAGGAGATGTACAGGAGCGGCGTGCGAACGCCCAACGCGGTAGAGATCCAGCAAATCACGGCGCACCTCGCCTACTACGGCCGCATCGAGGGCAAGAACGTCTTCTACTGGTTCCAGAACCACAAGGCCCGCGAGCgccagcgcctccgccgccgcctctgcgcgcgccaccagcagcagcaaccctcaccgccctcctccacggTGCCTCCGGCtcccactgctgctgctgcgggtGCCGTCGTGCAGGTGCACCCCGCGGTGATGCAGctacaccaccaccatcacccatacgctgcggccgccgctgcccaaAGTCATCACCTGCAGCAGCAAGCTGAGTGGCCGGTGGTGGACTACTGCAGCACTGCATCAGCGTCTGCGTCGGCAACTGCTGCTGACATGGCGATCCCGCCGTGCTGCCGGCCGCTGAAAACGTTGGAGCTGTTCCCGACCAAGAGCACCAGCGGCGGCCTCAAGGAAGATTGCTGCAGCAGCTCCAAGTCCTCCTcttgctccacctccaccaatTAATTACTAGCAGAGAGTAATCCTACTTCCActctaagctagctagctgctaatCACTTAGATCTATCGATTTAATTTGTTTCTGCGGCCATATGCGTGCCCTCAAgttcgtacgtacgtacgtgtgtgTGCCACTGCCAATATGCATGCCACATGTGTGTCGGCATATCGTTCGTTTCGTTATCGCTTCCTCGATCGATTACATATTTGATATTGTTCTTAAATTAGTTTTAGCTATCTAGGTTAGTCAATTTCCCTCGACTCTTTATGTAATCTGATGAGCTAGCTTAGCTTCTTTGTGTACCAATGGACTTTGCTGATCAATTATCTATATGTCGCTTGCTGTTGATTGACTTTTCGTTTTCGACAcctaagggcctgtttacttCGCGAACCAAAATTTTTGaagtgtcacatcgaatatatgaatatatttgaaatattaaacatagattaataacaaaataaattacaaattctGCCTagaaactgcaagacgaatttattaagcctaattaatctgccattagcaaatgtttactgtagcaacatattgtcaaatcatggcgcaattaggcttaaaagattcgtctcgcaatttacacataatctttgtaattagttttattttctatatttaatactccatgcatgtgtctaaacactACTAAGTGATCTTTGCCGAGTGGGGAAAAACCACAATTGTCCCTGTTTGGATAggaactaggactaaagatcatttttcgtcccggtttaaaacttcaatgatttttagtcccggttgacaacaccaaccgggactaaaaattatctttagtcccggttcattcAATGTGACAGGAAACTAAACAGgctgacagggtgaaaaatttttatttggaaactaaacagaccctaagTCGCAGGATTTTTGCCCAGTGCCATCTCATCATTCTATAGCTAGTCAATTAGCCGATTCATATGACATTTCAATTGACTAGCTATAGAAGGACGAGATAAGTTTCTATTTGACAAATTTATTACGTATAATCCTGACTGTTTTTAAACAACCATTAGAAATAACCTATACTAATCTCTAACGGTTCTGAATCGAAGACTTTAGAGAGATCACATGGCATCTCTAATGGTTATTGACCTTCATGGAGAGGTCAACAGTATGATATCACATAATCACAAACCTTAAGCAATACAAATGTATGGCAATTTGACATCATGCATGGATGATAACCACTCGCAGATCTAAATCAAAATCATCGCGCAATTGAACTAGAACAATTAATATCACACTTTCAAACATACGAAGATGAACTGTAGGgcgtatatataattatatatagtaATGTCATATATTCATGTATCAAAATAAAAGCTTGCACAATAACTTGACACCAATTATATATAGATCTTAACAAATACCATGTTGCAGCTATGATCAAGCAGAACCAAACTGATGATAAATAAATGAATAGAAGTTACACTACTACGAACATAGTTTTTGATGGTGACAAAATCTGGTTGTGCAGGCGGCCGAGCCACCAGCCTCTAATAAATTACCTACCAATTCCACAACCGTCtgtgaaaaatagattttcagAAGCGACTACTCTAAGGGGACCGCTTGTGAATTAATTTTCAAATGCAATAGTCTAAAGAGATATGTCCATGCAAATGTCTTTTGGTGGAAACTTAAATCTAATCATAGCCCGCAGAATCCCAAATTCACAAATTCGCCAAATCCATCACGGTGCCCCTCTGCATGCAATAGCAGCTGCAGCCATGCGACGATGTCCTCAC
The nucleotide sequence above comes from Oryza glaberrima chromosome 11, OglaRS2, whole genome shotgun sequence. Encoded proteins:
- the LOC127755271 gene encoding WUSCHEL-related homeobox 3-like codes for the protein MPQTPSTRWCPTPEQLMILEEMYRSGVRTPNAVEIQQITAHLAYYGRIEGKNVFYWFQNHKARERQRLRRRLCARHQQQQPSPPSSTVPPAPTAAAAGAVVQVHPAVMQLHHHHHPYAAAAAAQSHHLQQQAEWPVVDYCSTASASASATAADMAIPPCCRPLKTLELFPTKSTSGGLKEDCCSSSKSSSCSTSTN